Proteins from a single region of Rana temporaria chromosome 5, aRanTem1.1, whole genome shotgun sequence:
- the C5H6orf62 gene encoding uncharacterized protein C6orf62 homolog: MGDPNSRKKQALNRLRSQLRKKKESLADQFDFKMYVAFVFKDKKKKSALFEVADVIPVMTNNYEENILKGVRDSSYSLESSLELLQRDVVQLHAPRYQSMRRDVIGCTQEMDFILWPRNDIEKIVCLLFSRWKGSDEPFRPVLAKFEFHHGDYEKHLLHVLSRKDKTGIVVNNPTQSVFLFIDRQHLQTPKSKATIFKLCSICLYLPQEQLTHWAVGTVEDHLRPYMPE, translated from the exons ATGGGGGACCCCAACTCTCGCAAGAAGCAGGCTCTGAACAGGCTGCGCTCCCAGctaaggaagaagaaagagtctCTGGCTGACCAGTTTGACTTCAAGATGTATGTCGCCTTTGTGTTCAAAGACAAG AAAAAGAAGTCGGCTCTGTTCGAAGTGGCTGATGTTATACCAGTTATGACTAACAATTATGAAGAAAATATACTGAAAGGTGTGCGGGATTCCAGCTATTCCTTGGAAAGTTCCCTTGAGCTTCTGCAGAGGGATGTTGTACAGCTTCATGCACCTCGATATCAGTCCATGCGGAGG GATGTAATTGGGTGTACTCAAGAGATGGACTTTATTCTTTGGCCTCGGAATGATATAGAGAAGATTGTTTGTCTTCTTTTTTCAAGATGGAAGGGATCTGATGAGCCCTTTCGGCCTGTTTTG GCCAAGTTTGAATTTCATCATGGTGATTATGAAAAACATCTTCTGCATGTACTGAGCCGGAAGGACAAGACTGGAATTGTTGTGAACAATCCTACCCAGTCAGTGTTCCTCTTCATCGACAGACAGCACTTGCAG ACTCCTAAAAGCAAAGCCACGATCTTCAAGTTATGCAGCATCTGCCTCTACCTGCCACAGGAACAGCTCACCCATTGGGCCGTTGGCACTGTTGAGGATCATCTCCGCCCTTACATGCCCGAGTAA